From Thalassospiraceae bacterium LMO-JJ14:
AGCGCTCGGCCTGATCGCCCGCTGGATTCGCACGACCCGCGACGGCGACATGGTCGGCGGCGATTTCCCGTCATGGCTGACGCACCTTTACGGGCGTGAAGTGACGACGGACCTGACCGACACCCGGGGCGAGTGCATCTATTCCGCCTGCCCGCACTATGGAAAATGCTTTATCGAGCATACCCAGCGGCGCGCGCGGCATGCCGATCTGGTGGTCGCCAACCATGCGCTGGTGCTGATCAACGCGGCGATGGCGACGGACAGCGAAAGCCGCCCGCTACGCTATGTCTTCGACGAGGCGCACCATCTGTTCAATGCCGCCGACAGTGCTTTTTCGGCGCACTTGTCGGGCATGGAAACCGCCGAACTCAGGCGCTGGCTGATCGGTGCCGAAGGCGGCAGCCGGTCCCGCTCGCGCGGCCTCAAGGCCCGGGTCGAAGAACTGATTTCCGGCAACGACGCCGCGGAAAGAGCTCTGGACGAGGCGCTGCACGGTGCGCGTGCCCTGGCCGGTCCCGGCTGGCACCAGCGCATCACCGACGCCCGCCCCGATGGCCCGACGGAAAAGTTTCTGGCGCTGGTGCGCCACCAGGTCTATGCCCGCGCCGGCGACGCCGACGGGCCGTATGATCTGGAAGCCGCACCGCACCCGGCGGTCGACGGGCTGGGCGAAGCCGCGCTGGCGCTCAGGGACGATCTGGGCGATATCCAGCGCCCGCTGGTCGAACTGATGACGGCACTGCACAGGACTCTCGCCGACGAGGCCGACTCTTTGGAAACCCAGACCCGCACGAAGATAGAAAGCGTCACCGCGTCGCTGGAACGCCGCGCCGTCGGGCAGTTGACGGCATGGCGGGCGATGCTTGAGGCCGTCGCCCACGAAACCCCGGAAGCGTTCGTCGACTGGTTCGGTATCCAACGCATCGCCGGGCGCGATCTGGACATCGGCTTTCATCGTCACTGGGTCGACCCGACCAAGCCGCTGGCGGAAGCCGTTTACAAACCGGCACACGGCATCGTCATCACGTCGGCGACACTGACCGACAAGACCGGCGATCCGGACAACGATTGGCAGGCCGCCGAAATCAGGACCGGTACCCGGCATCTCGGCGTCCGGCCGATCCTTGCCAGCGAGGCCTCGCCATTCGATCACGAAAAGCATTTGAAGGTACTCGTCGTCGGCGACGTCCGGAAGAACGACATGGAACAAACGGCGGCGGCGTATCGCGAGCTGTTCAAGGCATCGGAGGGAGGCGGGCTCGGCCTGTTCACGGCGATCTCGCGGCTGCGCGCGGTCGAGCAGCGCATCCGCGAACCGCTGGAGGATCACGGCATCCAGCTTCTGGCGCAACACGTCGACCCGCTGGATACGGGGACGCTGGTGGATATCTTCCGGGCCGAGGAGCATGCCTGCCTGCTCGGCACCGACGCGGTCCGCGACGGCGTCGACGTACCGGGGCGCTCGCTGAGACTGCTGATATTTGACCGCGTGCCGTGGCCGCGCCCGGACCTGCTGCACAAGGCGCGCCGCAAGGCCTTCGGCGGCAAGATCTATGACGAGATGCTGACCCGGCTCAAGCTTTCACAGGCGGTTGGCCGTCTGCTGCGCCGGGCATCGGACAGGGGGGTTTTCGTGATGCTGGACCGGCAGTTGCCGTCACGCCTCGAAACCGCGTTCCCGCCGAACGTCACCGTCGAGCGCGTCGGTATGAAGGACGCCATCGACATCACGCGGACGTTCCTGAACGAGAAGGATTAGCCGCGCGACAGCCCGAACAGGCGCACGAACAGCCCGCCCGCGAACAGCGCCGCCGCGACCCACAGCAGCGCCGGGTT
This genomic window contains:
- a CDS encoding ATP-dependent DNA helicase, with protein sequence MNDEPLTTHAGFEDAPALVAGSRHALWLSRDGEIETLSHRATHDRLRAGVMPLVCHRRLTASAVRAGAFQAYDILELFAFVRPAVFCLPTPGGVAQALDLALPDGPEQTAAMLFTAADMLLDDLHEASPEARDIAWNMTRAGWPWGAAVLARFGGSDSPHSSALRGAMQVWRRLPDWEDRPRELPPGNLGVAAAETRTRLGMLLGRTSERRPQQQRYAETVTAAFQPRNNEDEPHVVIAEAGTGIGKTLGYVAPASLWAEHNEAPVWIATYTRNLQRQLDTELDRLYPDQQLKRERIVVRKGRENYMCLLNYEETLGRAALAQGPDSIALGLIARWIRTTRDGDMVGGDFPSWLTHLYGREVTTDLTDTRGECIYSACPHYGKCFIEHTQRRARHADLVVANHALVLINAAMATDSESRPLRYVFDEAHHLFNAADSAFSAHLSGMETAELRRWLIGAEGGSRSRSRGLKARVEELISGNDAAERALDEALHGARALAGPGWHQRITDARPDGPTEKFLALVRHQVYARAGDADGPYDLEAAPHPAVDGLGEAALALRDDLGDIQRPLVELMTALHRTLADEADSLETQTRTKIESVTASLERRAVGQLTAWRAMLEAVAHETPEAFVDWFGIQRIAGRDLDIGFHRHWVDPTKPLAEAVYKPAHGIVITSATLTDKTGDPDNDWQAAEIRTGTRHLGVRPILASEASPFDHEKHLKVLVVGDVRKNDMEQTAAAYRELFKASEGGGLGLFTAISRLRAVEQRIREPLEDHGIQLLAQHVDPLDTGTLVDIFRAEEHACLLGTDAVRDGVDVPGRSLRLLIFDRVPWPRPDLLHKARRKAFGGKIYDEMLTRLKLSQAVGRLLRRASDRGVFVMLDRQLPSRLETAFPPNVTVERVGMKDAIDITRTFLNEKD